A part of Arachis hypogaea cultivar Tifrunner chromosome 12, arahy.Tifrunner.gnm2.J5K5, whole genome shotgun sequence genomic DNA contains:
- the LOC112726308 gene encoding uncharacterized protein, translated as MSIMKNNHKDLEHIYSSWNFSKLMAFILLLITISYLCYSLRFVTNSYDCSQTHHISISHISDTTTTTTTTSTTAAATNSHSQEEEEDAAIVSTKLEPFEETNISHIVFGIGASAKLWKQRKEYIKLWWKPNQMRGIVWLEEKVKTDPSDEKLLPQLKISEDTSRFNYKNPKGHRSAIRISRIVSETLRLGLKNVRWFVMGDDDTVFVTENLVKVLQKYDHNQYYYIGSNSESHLQNIYFSYNMAYGGGGFAISYPLALALEKIQDRCIQRYPGLYGSDDRIQACMAELGVPLTKERGFHQFDVYGNLFGLLAAHPVTPLVSLHHLDIVEPIFPNVSRVQALKRLKVPMQLDPAGLMQQSICYDKTRTWTISVSWGYAVQIFRGIFSAREMEMPARTFLNWYKRADYTAYPFNTRPVSRNVCQKPFVYYLSNAAYNKGANETASRYVRTQSNPACKWKMEDPTRIKIIEVYKKPDPHLWDKSPRRNCCRVRQTKKKGTLVIHVGECIEDEIVEL; from the exons ATGTCTATCATGAAGAACAATCACAAAGATCTAGAACACATATATTCTTCATGGAACTTCTCAAAGCTAATGGCTTTCATTCTTCTCTTGATCACAATCTCTTACCTTTGTTACTCTCTTAGATTTGTTACCAATTCATATGACTGTAGCCAAACACACCACATTTCAATTAGCCACATTTctgacaccaccaccaccactaccaccacttCCACCACAGCAGCAGCAACAAATTCACActctcaagaagaagaagaagatgcagcAATTGTTTCCACAAAGTTGGAACCTTTTGAAGAAACAAATATTTCCCACATAGTGTTTGGGATTGGAGCCTCAGCAAAGCTTTGGAAGCAAAGAAAAGAGTACATAAAGCTATGGTGGAAGCCAAATCAGATGAGAGGAATAGTGTGGCTAGAAGAGAAAGTGAAAACTGATCCAAGTGATGAGAAACTCTTGCCACAGTTGAAGATCTCTGAAGACACTTCAAGGTTCAATTACAAGAATCCAAAGGGTCATAGATCAGCCATAAGGATCTCAAGGATTGTTTCAGAGACACTAAGGCTTGGATTGAAGAATGTGAGGTGGTTTGTGATGGGAGATGATGACACAGTTTTTGTTACTGAGAATTTGGTGAAAGTGTTGCAGAAATATGATCACAATCAGTATTATTACATTGGAAGTAACTCAGAGAGTCATCTGCAGAacatttatttctcttataacaTGGCTTATGGTGGTGGTGGTTTTGCAATTAGTTACCCTTTGGCTTTGGCATTGGAGAAGATTCAAGATAGGTGTATTCAGAGGTACCCTGGTTTGTATGGTTCTGATGATAGGATTCAAGCTTGTATGGCTGAGCTTGGTGTTCCTCTCACCAAAGAAAGAGGCTTTCATCAG TTTGATGTGTACGGCAATCTATTTGGGCTTTTAGCGGCCCATCCTGTTACTCCACTTGTGTCCCTCCATCATTTGGACATAGTCGAGCCCATTTTTCCAAACGTGAGCCGAGTCCAAGCCCTAAAGCGGCTCAAGGTGCCCATGCAACTCGACCCGGCTGGGCTCATGCAGCAATCCATTTGCTACGACAAGACCCGGACTTGGACCATATCCGTTTCATGGGGCTATGCGGTTCAAATTTTCCGGGGCATTTTTTCGGCCCGGGAGATGGAAATGCCGGCGAGAACCTTCTTGAATTGGTACAAGCGGGCCGATTACACAGCCTATCCGTTCAATACCCGCCCGGTTAGCCGGAATGTCTGCCAAAAACCATTTGTTTACTACTTGTCCAATGCAGCATACAACAAGGGTGCTAATGAGACTGCGAGCCGGTACGTTCGGACTCAGTCCAACCCGGCTTGCAAGTGGAAAATGGAGGATCCGACCCGAATCAAAATAATTGAGGTTTATAAGAAACCCGACCCACATTTGTGGGACAAG TCTCCAAGAAGGAATTGTTGCAGGGTAAGACAAACAAAGAAGAAAGGAACTTTGGTGATTCATGTTGGTGAATGCATTGAAGATGAAATTGTTGAGTTATAG
- the LOC112726309 gene encoding limonoid 7-O-acetyltransferse-like — protein sequence MKFEVEIISREDIRPSSPTPFHLRTFKLSLLDQLIPAPYAPIILFYTSQNDTNTLLEVPKKLELLKQSLSETLTQFYPLGGKIKHELSIDCNDEGANFVVSKVKCHLSVFLSHPNLTLLHKFLPSDELVSKESNFGTYVTNIQVNMFQCGGIAIGTCISHRIIDGAALATFLKCWSERARGCKHLTQPKFIASSLFPTNSLWLRDLSMGMWGSLFRQGKCVTKRFLFTNKAISTLKAQMSAKYCYDAAQDPPTRLETVSAILWKCLVAASQSRFEVQRSSFVTHLVNLRRRMDEALCPDHTMGNLVWLVSAKHFDEHGMSMDDLACKLRNTISRIDKDFVDKLRSEKGISIMKDSLREICELRSRNEMEHFGFSSWCNLGFYEADFGWGKPTWVSSVASNGPMFMNLIILVDTKLRDGIEAWVTLDENDMNHLISNTEILNYATLDPSPLDQSY from the coding sequence atgaaaTTTGAAGTAGAAATCATTAGTAGAGAAGACATTAGGCCTTCTTCTCCAACACCCTTTCACTTAAGAACCTTCAAACTCTCCCTGTTGGATCAGCTCATTCCTGCTCCATATGCTCCTATAATCTTGTTCTACACCTCACAAAATGACACAAATACCCTCCTTGAAGTCCCCAAGAAGCTAGAATTGCTGAAACAATCTTTATCTGAGACACTAACACAATTCTACCCTCTAGGTGGCAAGATCAAACATGAACTTTCCATTGATTGCAATGATGAAGGTGCTAATTTTGTAGTATCCAAAGTAAAGTGTCATCTTTCTGTGTTTCTAAGCCACCCCAATTTGACCCTTTTGCACAAGTTccttcctagtgatgaacttgttTCTAAAGAATCAAACTTTGGAACCTATGTCACCAACATCCAAGTGAATATGTTTCAATGTGGTGGAATTGCCATTGGAACATGCATTTCACATAGGATTATAGATGGTGCTGCATTAGCCACATTCCTAAAGTGTTGGAGTGAAAGGGCTAGAGGCTGCAAACACTTGACACAACCAAAGTTCATAGCATCTTCTCTTTTTCCCACAAATAGTTTATGGCTTAGAGACTTATCAATGGGAATGTGGGGTTCCTTGTTCAGGCAAGGAAAGTGTGTAACAAAGAGGTTCTTGTTCACAAACAAAGCTATATCCACCCTCAAGGCTCAAATGTCTGCAAAATATTGCTATGATGCAGCGCAAGATCCACCTACGCGGTTGGAGACTGTTTCTGCAATCTTGTGGAAGTGTCTCGTGGCAGCATCCCAATCGCGGTTTGAAGTGCAAAGGTCTTCTTTTGTGACTCATTTGGTGAACTTGCGGCGGAGAATGGATGAAGCTCTATGTCCTGATCACACCATGGGCAACCTAGTTTGGTTAGTTTCAGCTAAGCATTTCGACGAACACGGGATGAGCATGGATGACTTGGCGTGTAAGCTAAGGAACACAATATCAAGAATCGATAAGGATTTTGTCGACAAATTGCGAAGCGAAAAAGGGATCTCAATCATGAAAGATTCGCTTAGGGAAATATGTGAGTTAAGATCAAGGAATGAAATGGAACATTTTGGGTTTAGTAGTTGGTGCAATCTTGGATTCTATGAAGCTGATTTTGGGTGGGGAAAACCAACATGGGTGAGTAGTGTTGCATCAAATGGTCCTATGTTCATGAATCTCATCATTTTGGTTGATACAAAGTTAAGAGATGGCATTGAAGCTTGGGTTACATTGGATgaaaatgacatgaatcatttGATTTCAAACACTGAAATCCTCAATTATGCAACTTTGGATCCAAGTCCTTTAGACCAAAGTTATTAA
- the LOC112729101 gene encoding palmitoyl-acyl carrier protein thioesterase, chloroplastic-like: MKANAQNHNGDDKISKVVSKSSIRQNFTIRSYEVDANGIASIETLMNYFQSSIIDHCNTLGIHVDAAGSSKEMIKRNLVWVYSEMQVWIYRYPKWDDVVEVETWLSSEGKNAARFNWIVRDFKTNQMLNRASSVCVLMNKLTRRLSKIPVEVRREFESYLKNSRIIIEGDDKKIPKLDDTSADYICLDLKPRWSDIDINFHVNNAKYVSWILESIPESILMNYELSSLTLKFKRECKRDSKLQSLAEVCSDNNNNNNNNNVEYNHMLRSEDGVEILRGRTEWRLKPTNNFDIFNHDPEASIKDL, from the exons ATGAAGGCAAATGCCCAAAATCATAATGGTGATGATAAGATTTCCAAAGTTGTTAGCAAATCTTCTATTCGTCAAAACTTTACCATCAGATCATATGAAGTTGATGCTAATGGAATTGCATCTATTGAGACTTTGATGAACTATTTTCAG AGCTCTATAATTGATCACTGTAACACACTTGGGATCCACGTTGATGCAGCTGGTTCTTCGAAAGAAATGATCAAAAGGAACTTAGTATGGGTATATAGTGAAATGCAGGTTTGGATTTACCGTTATCCTAAATG GGATGATGTAGTTGAAGTGGAAACTTGGTTATCTTCAGAAGGAAAGAATGCTGCGCGCTTCAATTGGATTGTGCGAGATTTCAAAACAAATCAAATGTTGAATAGAGCctcaag TGTTTGTGTGTTGATGAACAAATTGACAAGAAGATTATCTAAAATACCGGTAGAAGTCAGAAGGGAATTTGAGTCCTATCTTAAAAATTCCAGAATTATTATAGAAGGTGATGACAAAAAAATACCTAAACTTGATGACACATCAGCAGATTATATTTGTCTTGATTTAAAG CCAAGATGGAGTGATATAGATATAAATTTTCATGTCAATAATGCGAAATATGTTAGTTGGATTCTAGag AGTATTCCAGAATCAATCTTGATGAATTATGAGTTATCTTCCCTGACTTTGAAATTCAAGAGGGAGTGTAAGAGAGACAGTAAGTTACAATCTCTAGCTGAAGTTTGTAgtgacaataataataacaataataataataacgttGAGTACAATCATATGCTTCGATCTGAAGATGGTGTTGAGATTTTGAGAGGAAGGACTGAGTGGAGACTCAAACCTACTAACAACTTTGACATTTTTAATCATGATCCAGAAGCTTCCATTAAAGACTTGTAA